Within the Malaclemys terrapin pileata isolate rMalTer1 chromosome 24, rMalTer1.hap1, whole genome shotgun sequence genome, the region GCGGACTTCTCCTTGAACTTGTGTTAATGTCCGCATGCACAGTTCATAGCAAAGTGCTGTTGTTTTCAAGGATCCCTTTCTTGGGAACTCTCTGCCTCTGGAAGGTTTTGTTCTGATCCTTGCTAGCGCAACAAAGGGGATTATTCCGAGAACTTCTGCTGTTTCTGACCAGAGCTCACAGCACGGCCTTGtccatgtggggagggggggacgggggagcctgAACAATATGAAGCTATGCAAAAAATCTTGTTTCTAAGTCCCAACTCCTTCTTTTCACCCCTCTTTCTCTGTCCCGGAGAACAGAATAGTCAAACAAAGGACTGCGATTGAAGGCAAGATGGTAACATATTTAAAGAGACAGTAGACCCAGTAATAaccccccttcctcctcacagTTGTGCAGAGTTCTTTGACCCAAGATCTAACTTGCGACTGAGGATTGAGTTTGGCAGGGAAAAGTgatggggagtggaggaggaagcCCATTCAACTGTGGATCGAATTCAGGCCCATTTGGGGGCGGGTGGGACAACGAAAGCTGTCTGAATCCAGTGTGACAAAGCATATGTCTCTGCGTTTTACACTAATCTATTAATGTCTGTTACCCGATGGCCCGGTGAAGTAAGACAACATCCTGTGCTGTTCAGGTTGGAATTACAAAAGTGTCCTAAACCTTGTCTGTGATTACCTTCCTGAATGGCGCCTGTGTTGGGATGGTGGGGCTGGGACCACAGAGATGGGGTGAGGTGAGAATATGCCATCCAGTGTTGCAGGAATGTTACTGAGCCAGAAGTATTTTTAGGTGGCACTGTTCCTTAACAGGCTTTACCTTTCAACTCTCACGTACAGGACCCCAGGGACTCGGCTGTAAAGCACTTCAGAAAGTTACAACACATTTTAAACCTTAATCTTGCCATTTCATCTGTCAGGGATCGTGCTGTCCTTTCTGAGAGCTGAATGCTTTGTTGCTGTGTGCAGCCTACTGCTGGCACTCCTCTATCTGTCTCTGGAAATCCCCACAGGGATGGTGCATCACCCCTAGGTTACCTAGTGACATCGCTGAAGCTGCACGTCTTTTTGTATGGCTCTAATGTCCATGGAAAGTCTGTGTGCCAACAGACTGGAGTCCTGGCTCTACAGGGAAGGGTACAGCACTTGGCAGGGATGTTGCTGGCTTCCCACACACCACCCTGCATGTGATTTCATCCCTGACTCAGAAGGCTGAGTGAAAGTCTGTCTCCATGGCCTGCTTTAATCCTTGGATTCCCTGTTGCTACTGCCTGCAAGAGGACCCCATTGCAATGGCTCAGTTTGCTGGAGAGCTGGACTGATGTGCAAAATTCATAGGGGTTTATTTTTAGCATCTAAAGTATGCACCCCTGCCAGTTTTTGCTTGGTCTTTCTCAACGGGGACCAGCTATTCTTAGGGATTAAATCAACTTGCATTAATCACCAAGCTTCAATTCCCCACAAGAGCTGAGATTTGCAGGTAGCTTACTGACCGCTAAGCCGTACTGGAGGAAGGTACTGTTCCCATTCTGCAGATcaggggactgaggcacagaagttGAGCCAGTTGCTtaaagtcacataggaagtctgacGGTTAATGCTTAACCTCAGCTCTTCTAGCTGCAGCTTTGACCAATAGGCCGAACAGATGGTTGGGTCTCAAAACCAGCTTCTGTGTGAGGTGGTGGTTTTGTGCAGACATGCGCTAGCTGCTCACTTGGCTTTAGTCCTTCGAGCTATTTTTGTCTGCGCACTGCCACAGTGGGAGTGAGgctgttttctttatttctcgTTAATAAATTGGACTGGGAGCAGGAGCCTTCATTTCAGAATGTCCTGTGAGATTTAGCTGATTGTGTTCAGGTGTAGAGCGGTGTCTGAGACCAGCATCATGTTTCACGTATCTATTGTCTCTCTGCAATTCCCTTTttggggaatgggggcagggggggtggcAAATGCAAGGAACGTGGAATAACAATCTGTAACCActaacaacccccccaccccagctgctttcccccttcctttctccctaTTATTAgggatgttaatgggccacttcactttgaGTGGTCCCTTGGAACGTGTtaacttatgctaaactatccgTTCCATCTTTTATGTAGCTGTGACAGTCTgcgtaagtttcccagacctgaagcaaAGCTCTGTTGAAGCTCAAAGCTTCTCCCTCttacaacagaagttggtccaataaaagataccacctggtccctctaatatcctgggactgacacagcatGTCTGTCCCAGGATGGGCCAATATTCATGGAATTGGATCAGGCTAAGATCTTATTTCATGGCAGCTCCTAACCTGTCTGGCTCCTTGGCTTCTGCATCGATCCTCAAAGACTGCTGCTGAATAAACTGCTGATCCTTTTCAACAAAACTCCTCCCCAccctatgggtacgtctacacttacctcgtctacacttacctccgggtccagtggcaggcaatcgatgttctgggattgatttatcgcgtctggtctagacacgataaatcgatcccggaagtgctcgccgtcgatgccggtactccagctcggcgagaggagtacgcggcatcgacgggggagcctccctgccgcgtctggacccgcggtaagttcggactaaggtacttcgaattcagctacattattaacgtggctgaatttgcgtatcttagtccgaagtggggggttagtgtggaccaggtctATAACACTGTCAGCTCTTTTCTTTATGCTGTTACTGGCATTTGGGAAGGGATGTGGTTGGAGACCATGACTGGGATCAGGAGTCCTCAGTTATATGCCTGACTCTGTCACAGCCCCACTAACTTGGCAAGTTATTTAACCTGTCCGTGCCTTGATTGTTCCATCTGTAGAATGGTGAAACTTACCTGCCTGACCTGAGGCTTaatctttgtaaagagcttttaAGGTCCTAACGTGAAACTGCTCTAGAAGAGCAAAGTGCTTGATCGATGAATGTTTCTGGAAGTTCTGTAAAGGGTAAACAAAACTCTTGTAGCTATAGCAGTTGAAAGTTCTAGACCGAGTCTAGGTTTATGGTGTGCCTTTAAATGTTATCCAGTCCTGACTAGATCTGTGTCCAGGCCCCAAACTGAATTTctcttttgaaacaaaacaacTCATTAAATCCAGACTTctgtgttcctgtcaactaaGAAAAAGCCCTGAGTCTGAGTGCTGATCTGGTTTCACTTCAGAGTGTGGAACAAGAAGACCCAGAGCTGCAAATTCTCATCCAGACTTCAACAGGGTTTTTGAGGCGCTGCCTTGATCTAGGATGGTGGATTCCATCTTTTTAGATACAGGGGAGAGGCTCAACCCATTTTAGCTATTTCCTGTCTCTAAAGGAATTAACCCTGAAGAACTTGTTAGGCAGAAAGCCTGAAGTTCTTGCCTTAAGAGCTATTATTATATCACAGGAACAAAGTTTGTCTCACTCTGTCTCTCTGGTAAACATAGTGACTGCCAGCAAACCTGACCTAATTACCAGGCTGCATGGCTGTCTGAAGATGCCCCTCCATGGATCTGAGGAGAAAAGAATTTGATCCACGGGCAGTGCCCTAATGCCTGTATGACAAGGACTGTCCGGAGGGTAATTTTCTGGTACCATCTTAGTATTTCCTCCTGTTGCCACAAGAGTCtcgtggtttgttttgttttctcccatACCTGGCTGGCCTCTTGAGCAGTGACTCATCCCTCACCTGGGAGGGAATCATCTACTCTGGGGAAATGGTAGAGACCTGGCACTCGGCTGGGTCTCctgaagagggaaggggaggcttgGTGGTGGGATGGGGAATACAAGGAAGCAGGTTTGATAAGGAGGCAAGACTGCCATGATCTCTTGAAAGTCCCCTCCCAAAAGTGCCATAAATCCACCTGGGAGGGCTCCCTGTCCTCCGCTCTGAATCTTTGCCAAAGCTCAGACCCCCAGTGTTCTTGTCAATATCTTCCTGGAAGCCTCAACATTATAGGGATGCCTCTTTCATCAGCCAGTATTGCTGAGTAGCAAGGCACTCCCCTTCCTAGGGGATAAGGCTTGGGTATGGGATTACATGGCTTCCATCCAGCAATGCAGAGCTGTTCCACTAGACCTGCAGGGCATGACCTCCACTTCTCCAAGGGGAGGGATTTCAGGGGACTGTTAACACCCGAGACAGTTGAAAGTGCCTAAAATCCTTCTGAGCTGGTTTATATCTGACCCTTCATTAGCACTGTCTACTTAAAGATCTGAAAGTGTTTATTATGAGCAGTGGTCATATCCTTCCACCCCTAGGGAAGCTATCATCCTCACTTCACAGGTAGGGAAAGAGGCAGAGGGTTAGTGACTTGCACCAGGTCCCAGTCTATGACTCAGCTGTGAATAGTACTCTTAATTTTCTGtgcctgtgctctaaccactcaacCATGCTTCCTCCCCCACTCAGCAGTAGTAAAGAGAAGCTGGGAGCTTTGGACTTAGCTACTGCACGGGAAGTGGTACTGGTGCTCCCTCTGGATGAGGCTTGATGGTCACTTCTtgttggagctgcaggggaaggggtctGTCTCCTGCCTGTGTGCAGAGTGCCAGTGGGGGGGGATGCTTGCACACCTCATCTGGTTTTGTGTACAGACTTAGCTGGGGCTCCCCCAGAAGCATCAGCATGGCCATGACCCCCCACCACTGCCACTAATGAACCCTTTGTTTCTTCACAGGCTCGTCTCAGGTTTCCTATTGATTATCCCTATTCGCCCCCCGCCTTCCGGTTCCTGACCAAAATGTGGCACCCCAACATCTATGAGGTACGTCACACGGACTGTCTTCTCATCTGGGTTTCTAGTCAATTGCTGCAGTGGCACCAAGTCCTCTGGATCGCACTGAAGTGTTGACCTCGGTGTCGAACACCAGCCTGTATTGACATGTCCTGTAGTGGAGGACGGTTTTAAGCAAATACGTTGAGGTTCTCCTGGAAGTGTCTTGTACCTTTCTCAGTTTGTATTGGAAACACAGCAGCCAGCCCAGGCTTGTCCTGGGCTCCGACAATTCATCTCCTTTCCTGGAATCCGTTCCAGAACTAGTCTGTCTGTCCAGTCTTGCAGTCTTCCATGTTTACTGTATTTGCCCACAGCGCCTGGCTGGAATGTGGTCATGCCCTGTAAGTTCCATGGGGAGATACTGAGCGAGCGACTTCCGGGACTCTCAATGTGGCTGGCTGCAGAAAATATTTAGGGTACTCAGTGCTCTGTGTGTACTTGCGcctcattcagagcactgggggaTACGGCCCACGCAGGCAGGGCTTCTCTTCAAGTGTCCCAGGACAGAGAGATATGGAGAtattcctatctcatagaactggaagggaccctgaaaggtcattgagtccagccccctgccttcactagcaggaccaagtactgattttgccccagatccctaagtggccccctcaagtattgaactcacaaccctgggtttagcaggccaatgctcaaactgctGATCTATCCCTCTCCCTTGTGCAAATGACTCCTCATTCCTAAGTCACTGACTGCCATCCGTTACCTGTCCTGTAGTAACTCTGGCAATCTCCGGTACTCTTAAGGGCTGGCAGGTGGGTAGTGGGTGTGATTTAGATCAGTGCTCTAAATCGTCACTGCAGGGGTGATTGGAGTGAACCTCTCCCTAAAGAGACTCCCCAGGGCGTCATATCTGTAGTGGCTCAGCCCATAGGCACATCTCAGTACAGTTCAGCTTGGGAAGGTTCTTTGCTGGATCTGTCATAGCAAGACACCTCACTCCCTGCTCTGTGAGGCCTTTCAGGCTAATTGAAATCTGCCTGAGCTGCTGGCTTAGGGGAGGCCAGGAGAGCCTTGAGGTCCCTGTCCTGGGACTTGCTCCCCAAGATGTGGCTGAAGAAAGGACAGCTAAACTGATCCTGGCTCTTCTCTGGGCATTGGCGACAGTGGTTGGCTGTCCGTTCCCAGTTACTCGTAAGCCACTGGGTGGCATTTTCCTCAGATCTGCCCTGGAAgcaaaagggggggggcgagcaaACAGGGCAACAGGCACAATAAATCAACCACCTTGTAGAGCGGTTTGGAGTGCCCGGAGTTGGGACATCAGCGCCTCTgtaaatagactctctctctctccctctgtgtgcTTTCAGACTGGCGATGTCTGTATTTCAATTCTCCACCCTCCGGTGGATGACCCGCAGAGCGGGGAGCTGCCTTCTGAGCGATGGAACCCCACCCAGAATGTACGGTAAGGCctcgaggagggaggggggaacgcATTGGATGCGAGATGCTTAGCAGATCTGATGCAGAGGCTGGAGGAGGCGCCTGAAGAAAACAGCTGGGAAAAGCCCTTCTAATCCTAGAGGTTGCAGGAAATACTTGGATTTAATTTCTTTAGAAATTCAAAAGCAAATCAGTTTCTTACAGGCTGGATGTCAGCACTGTTGAAAGGCCGCGTAAGCTGGCAAAGGAATTCAGGTCTTTCGTGCACCAGAGACCAGCTTGCCTTCTGATTGGCATTCGGTTTCTCCTTCAGCTTAAGAAGGTCATGGCGTCTGGCCTGCTCGTGGGTGTTAGGATGTGGTCACGGTTGTGACATGCAGTGTAAGTGGCTGGTGCTCTTGCAAACTGACCGGGTTCTGTTAAACTCCTCGCCATGAGAAGATGATTTCCAGCCCCTCTCAGATCTGGGTGGTGCAGGTTGGCCGAACTCCTGTCTTGGCTCTTACCGCTCGTTAACTGTTTTTCAGGACTATCCTTCTGAGTGTGATCTCACTGCTCAATGAGCCCAACACCTTCTCCCCCGCAAATGTGGATGCCTCTGTGATGTACAGGAAGTGGAAGGACACCAAAGGGAAGGATCGGGAGTACACCGACATCATCAGGTGTGTGGCAAGCTGAACTCCGCCTTCTCATAACTTGCATTTAAACAAGAGGGGAGGAGCTTCTTGTTTAGACTACCTTGCTTGGGAGTGTTTATCTAAATGGTCCCGCATAGACTTTGGGGTGACTGAATGCAGGAGGGATTCTTGTTCCACTGTTGCTGTAGTCCTGTACTGCCCGGTTGGTTAACATCGTGAAAGCTCACGGCTACCAGGAAGGTCGGGGACTGTAAGACGTGGATTTCTGCAGAGAACAAAGCATGCAGAGGTCTCAATGCAGATCCTACTCTATGGCAAAGGGCCTGGGCTGGGTGTGAAGTGGTGGTCTAGAGAGAAAAACTCTGTTGTGTTTGTCTGCAAACCTGGGTTCTAGGACCTGCTCTGCCCCGTTGACTTAGTGCGGGGCCCGGAGCAAGTCTtcgcctaagcaggtttctcacttaGATTCAGTTCCCAGAGCGTTCATCtcccttggttgaaggacccacTTTATCAGCTCGCAAGAGCTCTGGGCTGGCCCCTTGTGTCTGTCCAGTGATGGATGGCAAAATGGCTTCTTCTCTCCTTATGTTTTCCCAAACTCACTGCCTGGTCCTCAGGATGACCTCATGTCGGACTTCCCATCGCTCTGCTGATTTGTATGTAAATTAAGTTTCCATTTTTTTGGTCGCACCTTGCTTCATTTCATTAGAGACAggtagatggggggagggatagctcggtggtttgagcattggcctgctaaacccagggttgtgagttcaatccttgagggggccacttagggatctggggcaaaaatcagtacttagtcctgctagtgaaggcagggggctggactcgatgacctttcaagtttccttccagttctaggagataggatagctccattaatttattttattccctCCTGTCGGCAGTGGAGGAAGGGAGAATCTGTTTCTCCTTGTGTTTTGGTCAGATTTTAAGGCATGATAACATTGAGTATCGATATTTCCTCATATAGTGTTACTTCATAGATGTCACAATGATCTTAATCGCcagtgtcattagctttcataaGACATTACAGTAATATTGGATACAACATGTACCAAGTAGTATAAATCAGTTGATTCAGTTACTTATGTGAGATTTAGACTCCCCAGGTTGGTGGCTTTACCCTTTATGTAAATGTGCCTTTATTGTCTCAGCCTGACAGCCAGGCTGGTCAGACAAACAAATACACGTTCCTTTATCCAAGGCAGATTGAGCCAAACGTAATTCTAGCACATATTCATGACTCTTTGTATGAACCATGAACATACACCATGCAAGAATCTTAATGATCAGTGTGCTACTTGTTTTCCAACGATATCTTACCAGACACAGTTTAGATGCAGCTTATGACAACCATGTGTTAGGCATAGTGAGTATTTCAGGCCTGACAAGagctgctgacacagagtagtgaatGACCAAGGGGCCTCAGGCATGAGATAGGTGTGACAGAGTAGACCCTGGAGACCAGCCTGCCTTTTTATCCCTAGAGGTGTGGGCATGCATCAGTGCTCATTGGCAGGACAGAACGAGGGAAGCAGGTCCAGCTCTGTGGAAGACTTCAGCCTTCAGGGCTGGCACCTCTCTTGGCCTTCGGACCTTGATTGAGTAACTGCTCCGTGTCTCTGCCCTGTTCTCATCTGCTCCTTGCTCCTTTCAGGAAGCAAGTCCTGGGAACCAAGGTGGATGCTGAACGGGATGGCGTGAAGGTCCCCACCACGTTGGCAGAGTACTGTGTGAAGACCAAGACTCCAGCCCCGGACGAAGGCTCAGACCTTTTCTACGACGACTACTACGAGGATgatgagatggaggaggaggcagaCAGTTGCTATGGCGATGAGGATGATTCTGGCAACGAGGAATCCTGACGCCCTTCTGGCAATCGCAAAACTTATCATAAACTATTGAATTTTACCTCAACTAGGACACACAAACTGGCTTGAATTTAGGATCTGTCAGCCCTGAAATTAACTCTCTACCTCACAGGGAGACTGTTCTGCTGTAAAGGAAAAACCACAACTGTCTTTGTAAAAACCCTGTTTTATAAACTTCCatgagggtgggggggtgaaTCCATGGAGCATTTACAAATCCACCTTGAGCTGGGAACCTAGCAAGCCTGGTTACACTAAGGAGACCGTGACAGACAACCTGGCAAATCATGTGGGGCACTTGGGGATGTGTGTCTTTGTCTTAAATCCTGCGCAGGAGAAATGATTTCCAGGAGGTTGCAGCGTTGGTGAAAGGTTATGTGCAGGAGGTGGAGAGGTTGGGGGAATGTGTGTGCTTATGACTAGTTCACTGCAGTCTATGAACGAATCAATATGGAATTGATCATCGTGGTAACTGGTCCCTCCCCAGCATCAGCTTTTTCATCCTGGCATGGCTCTGCAGAACCAGGCCAGGCCATCAGAGGGCAGTATGCTCAAAAGGCTGCAAAGCCAGCATTTGACTCATAAGCCCTAGAGAGTAAGTTAGCTACTTTCTGCCACTGTACATGGGAGCCTCTCTTTTTGCAATTGCCTTGCTTTGGGCAGTGGAGCCTAGTGTGATGCtagcagggatggggagaagtGAAGAGTGTTCCTGGGCAGAACATCAGGGCTGCACTGacaagcctggggtggggggagtttttAGTTCTTAACTGGGTAGGTGGGGGGGGTTAATTTTCAATCTTTTGGCTTCTGTTTTTTGCGAAGTATTTAATAAAGTACTTTCAGGGAATAGCCGTGTGGCATGTGACCACTAGGGAGTGCTGCCTCAGCATGGTGTGGTGCTCTGCCTCTGAGGTTTGGAGACTTGCCTGTGGGACTTGAA harbors:
- the CDC34 gene encoding ubiquitin-conjugating enzyme E2 R1; its protein translation is MARPLVPSSQKALLLELKGLQEEPVEGFRVTLVDEGDLYNWEVAIFGPPNTHYEGGYFKARLRFPIDYPYSPPAFRFLTKMWHPNIYETGDVCISILHPPVDDPQSGELPSERWNPTQNVRTILLSVISLLNEPNTFSPANVDASVMYRKWKDTKGKDREYTDIIRKQVLGTKVDAERDGVKVPTTLAEYCVKTKTPAPDEGSDLFYDDYYEDDEMEEEADSCYGDEDDSGNEES